In the Desulfuromonadales bacterium genome, one interval contains:
- a CDS encoding FumA C-terminus/TtdB family hydratase beta subunit, with translation RVIRLPRHGASCPVGMAVSCSADRNIKAKITREGLFVEEMDRNPGRLIPAQYRGKHEHGVKIDLNKPMKEILAELSKHPVSTPLLLTGTIVVGRDIAHAKFKEILDSGKPLPDYLKNHPIYYAGPAKTPKGKASGSFGPTTAGRMDSYVDLLQANGGSLIMIAKGNRSQQVTDACKKHGGFYLGSIGGPAAVLAEENIKKVECIDFPELGMEAVWKIEVENFPAFILVDDKGNDFFKQLGL, from the coding sequence TCCGCGTCATCCGCCTCCCCCGCCACGGCGCCTCCTGCCCCGTCGGCATGGCGGTCTCCTGCTCGGCCGACCGCAACATCAAGGCGAAGATCACCCGCGAGGGGCTCTTCGTCGAGGAGATGGACCGCAACCCGGGCCGCCTCATCCCCGCGCAGTACCGCGGCAAGCACGAGCACGGCGTCAAGATCGACCTGAACAAGCCGATGAAGGAGATCCTCGCCGAGCTCTCCAAGCACCCGGTCTCCACCCCGCTGCTGCTGACCGGCACCATCGTCGTCGGCCGCGACATCGCCCACGCCAAGTTCAAGGAGATCCTCGACAGCGGCAAGCCGCTCCCCGACTATCTGAAGAACCACCCGATCTACTACGCCGGCCCGGCCAAGACCCCCAAGGGCAAGGCCTCCGGATCCTTCGGCCCGACCACGGCCGGCCGCATGGACAGCTACGTCGACCTGCTGCAGGCCAACGGCGGCTCGCTGATCATGATCGCCAAGGGGAACCGCTCCCAGCAGGTGACCGACGCCTGCAAGAAGCACGGCGGCTTCTACCTCGGCTCCATCGGCGGCCCGGCGGCGGTGCTGGCCGAGGAGAACATCAAGAAGGTCGAGTGCATCGACTTCCCCGAACTGGGGATGGAGGCGGTCTGGAAGATCGAGGTGGAGAACTTCCCGGCGTTCATCCTGGTGGATGACAAGGGGAATGACTTCTTCAAGCAGCTCGGTCTTTAA